GATCACTGGTTTTGTATCTCTGCAAATAAGTAGAGATGTAACCACTGGTTTGTCAGTCACGAAATTTGCCTTACACGAGGTCGCCAATGTTTACATAGTTTATTTTCTAAACGGATCCAACACCCACGATTTACAGCTACAGCATAGATCAAGCAAATCCGCTTGGAAAATTGGGGGGCGGCGAGCAATACGTACCTCCTTTTCCAACCTGAGACTACAGCGCCCCCGCCAACATCGCCCGCCCTGGTgacggacgcttcagcttgcgtaTGGTCTATGTCTCCCTCCTCGCCGATTGCACCAGCCACAGAATTTCCGGACCCATTGCTGCTGCTGCCGTCCCCTGGGACAACCGCCGGCGCAACGTAGCTCGGTTGCGAAGAGCATCCAACGACGGCCTCCACTCCACCGCCGCAGGATTCCGCTTGCGCCAGCAAGTTTTGCAGGCTGGACAAACCCAAAATTAGTCGCAGGAAAAAAGATTCTAGCAGACCCCTGTGCCGAGCTCAAAAGGGGGTTGGTTTCTACAAGCAGGATTCGCAGCAGGATGCGTACCTGGGCTCCAGATCTCTGAACACGAAGCCGGCCATCCGGCATACAACAGCCTCAACCACACTAGAATACCGCCGGGGACCCTTTTCCCTCGCTCCAGCGCGGTGATTGAGCGCCGCCACATGCAGAGTTACCAGGCCATCGGACCAGGGGGGGGGGACTAGGTAGCAAAGCGGCGGCGGGTGgtggcttagagcatctccactccttTGCCCTCCCCACGCCCGAAATCCGGGGAAATTTCCGTTCGGATTGGACGTAAATTTAGCGTAGGGAGGAGTAGTTTCCTAGCCGCGATCTCAGGCGAAGACGGCGACGTAAATTTGAAAAAGGAAACCTGACAAACTACGGCAAAACACGGTcgaatttagactaaatttaatgatatttactatatagagggcgaagttcatacatagaggacCGAATTCGAGGCTAGGGAATACAACTGTAAATagtaaaacacggcgctctacatgccgaaatggcggtagaacaccgtgtagtcgccgtcgCTGCCATCGTCGTCGGAGCTGTCAGCGTCGAACTGCGGCGGCGCCGAAGCCCCCTGGCTGCTGccttggccggcgtctccccaccggccacTGGTGCGAGGCGGGGACGGCGATGGCCTGTACAGGtcgtcgtcggaggcttcgaggtcgacgacggggacggcggcgccggatggaggagtcgcaggccggcGGTAGCGGGCGACGTCCTGGAGGAGCCTcgcctgccgctccgcctcctccttctcccatCTCCCTCGACCGTGCGCAGCCCGGTCAAGCGGCATGGCGTTCTGAgcggggacgaggtcctggagggacctcgcgaTGACGGCCTCGAGGATGGCCGCGTCCTCGGCGctctcggcctcctccaccttcaccttcgcCGGCTTGCGCTTCCGCTCGCCGGAGGTGTCCTGTTCCCGCTTCGGGCGGAGGCGTGCCGCCGAGGCCTTGCGGATGACGATGCCGCCGCCGCGCGTGCGGTTGCTCGGCGGCGAATCCGGCTCctttttcaccggcgccaaggatggcgcCGACCTGGACAGCGACCTCGACGCCGTATCGGAAGACGatgagctggcagccatgcgccgtggctgccagctgTTTCCCCGGCGGCGGTTGGCCAATGCCCTCGATGGAGGAGGCATCGTGAGCGGCGGGgtgttgccgccctcgatgtgctcgaggacgttGTGGAGCGTCCTAttcggcgcgctccaccatcgccggcgacccgcggcgttgttgcgcggaggcggaggcggcgggccgtcgtaggacgccagttcccgctcccaccgccgggGGAAAAACGAGTTCCACCGCGTGAtattgtcggggtggtggcgcgggtcggcgcgctcttcctccgtcatcgccatccgagcctcctcgatggcggcgtcgagggcgtggccctggGGCGGCGGTGGGATTGGCACGCCGCCAGCgcttagccgccacccgccgccgggaggcctggtgtccggcgggcaggggtaccccgcctggtggaggaggtgcccctcccacgcgtgcagcgaccggcgggggaagccattgttggccgcgccgtcttcgtcgtagaacgccatcgaGGAGAGTGgaggagagtggagggagagtggagcaggGGTACGCGTCGCGTCGAGCGGAGCGGCGTATATAGGTGCGGCTGGCGCCGGCgattaatgccgcgtggaatgcgacgcgtccgcggcgagctgaccggcggcagcctttactgcgcgcggaagacgatgcgtgcgcggaagacgatgcgagtgTCGCTGACCGGTCGGGGCCACCTCCGCGGCGAAGCCAaaacgaaagcgcgggagagatttctcggcgtttcgcgcgctttcgcttcgtccggagtccccgagcgctccccggtaggccggggttggcgtgggctcgccggatggatgaaagcccaTATCCGGcaaaaaacgaggaaccgggggcgcggctggaccatttttcgccgtccggatgaaaaaatgtCACGTCGGGGACCtgttcggggagacgagtggagatactCTTAGTTAAGGGGAAGGTGTTAGGTTTTCGTAGTCTGCAGCTGCGAAAAGGTGCTCACTTAGCCAACGGGCCCCGCTCCCCCCGGAACATGTTCCACCATCCAGTTCGAATCCTGTTCATGTACCATGTCTGGTCCTGCTCCTGCTCGACCGACCTGGACGGGGCATTTAATTAGCATTGCCAACGTATACCCTCCAACCGTGCGTACATACAGCGCACTTGCTCACGTGGCACACCGCGGCATACAACATTTAATGTCAAATTGCTGCCTCCGCGTCGCGCAGTACGTATTCCTATATCAGGCTCACCCAAGCCCGGGCGCCATTCGTCCGCCCTCCTCCTATTGTTGGTTCGCTTCTTTGCTTGTAAACCATGCATGCATGAGATAGGAGAATGGGCCCACATGGCATAGactaaaaagaaaaggaagattCATCAATTGGCATGCATGTATGTCAGAGCAAAGTGATTCACACATAGCAGCGAATCAAAGCCGATTCCAAACCCTGCTATGTTTTCCTTTGAACCGAACACACATAGTACATGGTCTTAGAAGCTCAACCCCAAACATGATCCCCTGTAAATATGGAGATATTTGTTGGGAGAAGGCAGTATCCAACATGTTCCAAGTATCTCACCATCGAATCGATGGGTTTATTTTGAATCAAAATATACCGTACTCGTTTGTCACTTTGTTATTAACTAGTTTATTTCCTTGCTCAGCTTTTGCCCCCAAAacctcaaagaaaaaaaaaaagcatATGCTTAAGAATATATGTATTTATCCAATTCGGCAGAGTAGTAGTTGTTGACTTATAATGCAGAATTGGATTTGGTTTTGTGAGAAATCAGGAACTTATACAAAATAACCAAAGGCTATTATTCTTTCTGTTTTTACTTAGGACTTAGGAGATGAAGATAGCCGTCGGATGAACATGAACATGATCTGCTAACTCTGCATCCACAACACGCCCCAAATTTCGAAAACAGCCGCCCGTctccttcctccgtcccctcccaaGCTCGCATCCCCTTCCACCATATAAGCGCACTGCAACCCGCCGACCCCTTTCCTTTCCCTCCTCACCCCAAACCCCCACCAAATCGCACCGCCAAATCGCGCAATGACTGGAAGCGACAGCTCCATGTTTCGGAAGAGGTACCGTGACCTCGCCGGGAAGGCGGACTCCGATGTCGCCGCGCTCGGCATCGCCGCCTCGGGGAAGGAGGGTCACGTCGACGCGCTCGACCTGGTCGCCGCGAAGAAGCCCTCCACACCGACCGCCGCGCTCGACATCGCCGCCGCGGGGAAGGAGGAGGGTGTCGACGCGCTCGTCCTCGGCGCGCCGACCACCGCGCTCGACCTCGCCGCTGCGAGGAAGGAGGATGTCGCCGCGCACGAGTTCGCCGCCGAGACGAAGGAGGAGCATGTCGCTGCGCTCGACCTCGACGCCGCGACGAAGGATGCGGACGTCGACGCGCTCCACCTCGACGCCGCGACGAAGGAGGAGAGCGTCAACGCGCTCGACCTCAACGCCGCGACGAAGGATGCGGACGTCGACGCGCTCCACCTCGACGCCGCGACGAAGGAGGAGAGCGTCAACGCGCTCGACCTCGACGCCGCGATGAAGGATGCGGACGTCGACGCGCTCCACCTCGACGCCGCGACGAAGGATGCGGACGTTGACGCGCTCGACCTCGACGCCGCGACGAAGGATGCGAGCGTCCATGCGCTCGGCCTCGCCCCGCCGACCACCGCGCTCGAACTCGCCGCCCTTGAGGAAGGAGGAGGGCGTCGATGCGCTCGAGTTCGCCAGCGCGAGGAGCGAGGACATCGACGCGCTCACCGCGTTCGACCTCACCGCCGGGAAGAAGGTGGACGACCTCGCGGCGCTCGCCGCCTTCCCCGACATCGTCCCGCCGCCGCTCCCTGACCTCGCCTCGGAGGACGCCGCGCAAGGGGGCGAGGGCCAACTGGCCATTTCCATGTTCGATCTTGACCCGGACTCCATCCTCGCCCGCTTCCTCCCCGTCGACCACTCTGAGAAGGGCGTGATCAAGTATCTGCCTGCCAACTCCTCGCGCCTGGAGATCCACCAGGCCGCCGGGTGTCTTCTGATCGGGCATATTGAAGCCCGCCGCCGTGCCCGTCACGCGGCGGACAAGGAAGAAGCCCGCCGCGCTCGCATCGCACGCCGAGAGGCCGAGCGGCGGCCGTCGAAGCCCATCTGGAGGCGCCTATTAGCAAACTAGGGTTTAACCGGTGTCTCGTTAGAGTCCGGGTTTCGTGTTTATATAGGCAGAAATAACCTCTGCCGTGGttgttacagattcgtatatatcGGAGCGGTGTACTACACCGTGTCCAATACATATCATATACAGGTGTTTCAACACCCCCTCTTAATCTAAACTACGAAGAAGATTTAGATTACGCCTGAATTCTAGAAGACCTCTAACAGGCAGTGCTTTGGTAAACCCATCAGCAACTTGATCTCTACTGGATACAAACTTGATAGCAAGTCTATTTTCTGCCACTCGTTCTCTAACAAAGTGGAAATCAATTTCAATGTGTTTTGTTCGAGCATGAAATATTGGATTTGCTGAAAGATATGTAGCACCAAGATTATCACACCATAGACATGGTTTTTCTCTTAGCCTGACGCCAAGCTCTCTTAAGAGTGCTTCAACCCATATCATCTCTGCTGTGGCATTTGCTAGTGCCTTGTATTCAGCCTCTGTACTTGATCTTGATACTGTAGCTTGTTTCCGTGCACTCCAGGAAACTAAATTTGGCCCAATGAATATTGCAAAACCTCCTGTTGAGCGTCTATCATCGAGGCAACCAGCCCAATCTGCATCTGAAAAGGCACTTAAGAATGTAGAAGAGGACGGCTGAAAGGTGATACCAATGCCAACTGTATCTCTAACATAACGTAGTATCCTTTTTACTGCTGTCCAATGAACTGTAGTAGGAGCATGCAAAAACTGACACACCTTGTTAACTGAGAAGGCAATATCAGGCCGAGTGAGTGTGAGATATTGCAAAGCACCAACAATGCTGCGATATTTTGTACTATCCTCAGGACCTAGGAGCTCTCCTGACACAAGAGAAAGAGGATCTGAAGAGGACAATGGTGTGGGAGAGGGCTTACAATCTCGCATTCCAACTTTATCCAATATGTCCATAGCATACTTTTCTTGTGTAAGCAACAAGCTATTCTGTATTTTCTTCACTTCAATTCCCAAGAAATAATGTAAGTCACCAAGGTCCTTGATAGCAAAATCTTTATTCAAATCTTTAACCAAAGCAGTAATGGCCTGATCTGAAGAACTTGAGACAattatatcatcaacatagattaGCATAAATATTGTAACATGTGCCTTCTGATATAAGAACAAAGATGTATCTGCCTTTGATGATACAAACCCAAGACTATTCAACTTGGAACTTAGTCGAGAGTACCATGCTCGAGGGGCCTGTTTTAAACCATAGAGAGCTTTATCCAATTTGCAAACAAAATTAGGAGAATTTGGATTTTCAAAACCTGGTGGTTGTCTCATATAaacctcctcttccagaacaccatgtagaaacgcgttcttgacatctagctgccgCAACTTCCAACCTCTAGCAACTGAGATAGCTAAGACAATTCTAATAGTGGCTGCTTTAACAACAGGACTAAAAGTATCCTCATAATCTATTCCATATCTTTGTTTAAAACCTTTTGCAACTAAGCGAGCTTTGTACCTGTCAATAGTGCCATCTGCTCGTTTCTTGATGCGATACACCCATTTGCAATCAATCAAATTTTTGTTGGAGCTAGGTGGTACCAGGTGCCAAGTTTGATTTTTAAGCAATGCATCATATTCCTCCTCCATTGCTTTGCGCCATTTGGaatttccaagagcatccgagAGAGAACAAGGTTCACCTGTAGCTGCAAGTAACCCATAACGTATTGTACCATCCGTATAAATTTTCGGAGTTTTAATACCTTTTTGTAGCCTGGTTTGCACTCTTGCTGCAGGAATGACTGCAGCAGACGGAGCCACAGAGGATCCGGCGGAGACAGGAGCAGCATTGGGATCTGCAGAGGATCTTGAACCAGGTTCCTGGCCAATCAGCGGAGGGGACCGCAGCTGACGCGCGGAAGCAGGAGACTGGGACTGCGGCGGAGCCCGCGATGGCGATTGATGGCCTGGGTGCTGCTGCGCTGTCGGAGGAGCATTGATTGCTGGCGGGTCCCGCGACAGGGACGGCTGCCCCAGTCGACGCGTGTAAACGCGTAACGGGACAGAGCCAGCTTGAGTGTGCTGCTGTCCACTGCGTGCAGCAGGAGCAGCAGGGGAGGCAGGATCCGCCTCGGGATCGGCGAGGTCCGAGGTTGCAGGAGAATCCTCCTCAGATTCAGCGCCTAGTTCGTCATTTTCAGTAGGATTTTCCTGGGAGCTGTTCTCACTCGTTTCTTCTTCATTTTGACTCAAATTTTCGTCACTGTGATCAGCATCAGATAgggattcatcatcatcatcaggtgGAGGTGTTTCCTGGCCATGGTTAGTGACAATTGGAATAATGGGTAAAGGCATATGATCATCATGTGAGACATCCCCATTTGTACATGCAATATTTTGTGGTGGTAGCAAGAGAGTTTCTTCACGGAGACGTTTTCCAGCATTGGGATGTAGGAATGCAAATGGAAAAACATTCTCATCAAAAACTACATCTCGAGAAATGTAAACACGACCAGTGGTCACATCTAGACACTTGACCCCTTTATGAAGGGGACTATATCCCAAGAACACACACCTTTTTGATCTATAAGCAAGCTTTCGTTTGTTATAAGGACGAAGATTGGGCCAACAAGCACACCCAAAAATCCGAAGAGAATCATAGTTTGGAGAAGTGTGGAGGAGGCGTTCTACAGGAGTTTCATTGTTGATGACTTTGCTAGGAAGTAGATTGATTAGGAATGTGGCTGTAAGGAAGGCTTCATCCCAGAAT
This region of Lolium perenne isolate Kyuss_39 chromosome 2, Kyuss_2.0, whole genome shotgun sequence genomic DNA includes:
- the LOC139835861 gene encoding uncharacterized mitochondrial protein AtMg00810-like is translated as MLLLSPPDPLWLRLLQSFLQQECKPGYKKLQKAHVTIFMLIYVDDIIVSSSSDQAITALVKDLNKDFAIKDLGDLHYFLGIEVKKIQNSLLLTQEKYAMDILDKVGMRDCKPSPTPLSSSDPLSLVSGELLGPEDSTKYRSIVGALQYLTLTRPDIAFSVNKVCQFLHAPTTVHWTAVKRILRYVRDTVGIGITFQPSSSTFLSAFSDADWAGCLDDRRSTGGFAIFIGPNLVSWSARKQATVSRSSTEAEYKALANATAEMIWVEALLRELGVRLREKPCLWCDNLGATYLSANPIFHARTKHIEIDFHFVRERVAENRLAIKFVSSRDQVADGFTKALPVRGLLEFRRNLNLLRSLD